From Actinopolymorpha cephalotaxi, one genomic window encodes:
- a CDS encoding sensor histidine kinase codes for MRTTVTAGTTARLRAWGRAVLFLLVGTGGACSVGLCAWFLTLPVTLNLDPNWFRAALVVAAALVLALAMGLLIPARRTEVVLAEALLGARFPDGWHRQQQAGWFERVRTSLWFTAHLLGGAVVLLAATVALPVGAGLAGAPWTGTTGTRPLGIPVLPLLGTGSDWLVVAVGAALVVIAAAIVVVLPLVATWPAEVMLGPSPRELMAITATQAARAAERNRVARDLHDSVGHNLSIISVLATAAVRTPEEGTVRAYCEDIAGVARSALTDLDEALRVLRADADPDRGSGPSGGSGAGGGDTDARTLADLDTLLQRLRSAGRRIDGIVPADVVSVPEPVSREGYRIVAEALTNAARYGTDDPTDLTLTLAGDRLTIEVANRVGSSGRGRRDGGRGLVGIRERVHLLGGTLAVGPDDAAAGWWRLRAELPGAAARPRSRPAASTSPTSPTPPIPPAPEQTR; via the coding sequence GTGAGGACGACGGTCACGGCCGGTACGACGGCCCGGCTGCGGGCGTGGGGGCGGGCGGTCCTGTTCCTGCTCGTGGGTACCGGCGGCGCCTGCTCGGTCGGGCTGTGCGCGTGGTTCCTCACCCTGCCGGTCACACTGAACCTCGACCCGAACTGGTTCCGCGCCGCCCTGGTCGTCGCGGCGGCGCTGGTCCTCGCGCTGGCGATGGGCCTGCTCATTCCGGCCCGGCGTACCGAGGTGGTCCTGGCCGAGGCGCTGCTCGGCGCGCGGTTCCCCGACGGCTGGCACCGGCAGCAGCAGGCCGGGTGGTTCGAGCGTGTCCGTACGTCGCTGTGGTTCACCGCGCACCTGCTGGGCGGCGCGGTCGTACTCCTCGCCGCGACGGTGGCGCTTCCGGTCGGAGCCGGCCTGGCCGGCGCGCCGTGGACGGGCACGACGGGCACCCGTCCGCTCGGCATCCCCGTGCTACCGCTCCTCGGCACGGGGTCGGACTGGCTCGTGGTCGCCGTCGGCGCGGCCCTGGTCGTGATCGCCGCGGCGATCGTGGTCGTCCTGCCCCTGGTGGCGACCTGGCCGGCGGAGGTGATGCTCGGCCCGTCACCGCGGGAGCTGATGGCGATCACCGCGACGCAGGCGGCCCGGGCCGCGGAGCGCAACCGGGTGGCCCGCGACCTGCACGACTCGGTGGGCCACAACCTGAGCATCATCTCGGTGCTGGCCACGGCCGCGGTACGCACACCGGAGGAGGGCACGGTCCGCGCGTACTGCGAGGACATCGCCGGGGTCGCCCGGTCCGCGCTCACCGACCTCGACGAGGCGCTGCGCGTCCTGCGCGCCGACGCCGACCCGGACCGCGGCTCCGGCCCGAGCGGCGGGTCCGGCGCCGGCGGCGGGGACACCGACGCCCGTACCCTCGCCGACCTGGACACGTTGCTGCAGCGGCTGCGTTCGGCCGGGCGGCGGATCGACGGGATCGTGCCCGCGGACGTGGTCTCGGTGCCGGAGCCGGTGAGCCGCGAGGGCTACCGCATCGTCGCCGAGGCGCTGACCAACGCCGCCCGCTACGGCACCGACGACCCCACCGACCTCACGCTCACCCTCGCCGGGGACCGGCTCACGATCGAGGTCGCCAACCGGGTGGGCTCCTCCGGTCGCGGGCGCCGGGACGGCGGACGCGGCCTGGTCGGCATCCGGGAACGCGTGCACCTGCTCGGCGGCACCCTCGCCGTCGGGCCCGACGACGCCGCCGCTGGATGGTGGCGGCTGCGCGCCGAACTCCCCGGAGCGGCGGCCCGTCCCCGTTCCCGCCCCGCCGCATCCACCTCGCCCACCTCGCCCACTCCACCCATCCCACCGGCACCGGAGCAGACCAGATGA
- a CDS encoding response regulator transcription factor — protein sequence MNPTISVLVADDEPMIRHGLTAILAPEQDIAVVGEAGDGAEAVSATGRHLPNVVLMDVRMPRVDGIEATRTITTRWPDRVKVLVLTTFADDDYVTRAMLAGASGFLLKRASGEEITQAIRTVHGGESLLFPAKVRAMFGSAGAAHEAHPGFGRLTAREAEILTLVAEGLSNAEIARRLYVSVETVKTHVAAVLTKLEVRDRTQAVVRAYRDRFITP from the coding sequence ATGAACCCGACCATCAGCGTTCTCGTGGCCGACGACGAGCCGATGATCCGGCACGGCCTGACGGCGATCCTCGCCCCCGAGCAGGACATCGCCGTCGTCGGCGAGGCCGGCGACGGCGCGGAGGCGGTCTCCGCGACCGGCCGGCACCTGCCGAACGTCGTCCTGATGGACGTACGGATGCCCCGGGTGGACGGCATCGAGGCGACCCGCACGATCACCACCCGCTGGCCCGACCGGGTGAAGGTGCTGGTGCTCACGACGTTCGCCGACGACGACTACGTGACCCGGGCGATGCTGGCCGGCGCCTCCGGCTTCCTGCTCAAGCGGGCGTCCGGCGAGGAGATCACCCAGGCCATCCGCACGGTGCACGGCGGTGAGTCGCTGCTGTTCCCGGCGAAGGTCCGGGCGATGTTCGGGTCGGCCGGCGCGGCCCACGAAGCGCACCCGGGGTTCGGCCGGCTCACCGCGCGGGAGGCGGAGATCCTCACCCTCGTCGCGGAGGGGCTGTCCAACGCCGAGATCGCCCGCCGGCTCTACGTCAGCGTGGAGACGGTGAAGACGCACGTCGCCGCGGTGCTCACCAAGCTGGAGGTACGCGACCGCACCCAGGCCGTGGTGCGGGCCTACCGCGACCGGTTCATCACGCCCTGA
- a CDS encoding ABC transporter substrate-binding protein yields the protein MRHVPPLLTRAAAVGVALATLTVAAACGSGGGDDNTGGSASGGKFDPAKCQGGTLSVLNQKDITHLDPARLYTSGGGNIPSLLFRTLTTRNRAGGAEGAKVVPDLATNTGVASDDAKTWTYTLRDNLKFSDGTPITSKDVKYGIERSFAPELPGGAPYLSDWLEGAAKYQGVYKDPAGLKAIETPDDKTIVFHLRKPEGDFPFLATATQFAPVPKAKDTGVKYENKPVSSGPYQVESYQKNKKLVLTRNPHWSRSVDKNRLACPDRVEVTSGLDAAVINQRIFTGAGKDANAVTTDTDLGPSELARLGNDPELDKRVAKGHFPFLYYVAFNVKVKPFDDPLVRQAISYAVSRTSVINAVGGTALADPATTFLPAQKSMGFQKYDYFPAGKAGDPAKAKQLLAQAGHPNGLTVPLTYASDSKDGTGPGAATAIQDALKKAGITVKPQGLESDAFYEQTGDPTKEPGMMLFGWGADWPSGFPFLQPIFDGRQIQQQGNYNLAQFDDPKVNAEFDAIAKITDPAQAAKRYGQLDAQLGKQALTVPLYTTKDLVMYGKNVRNAFVSDWTGKYDVTMLSVK from the coding sequence ATGCGTCACGTTCCACCCCTCCTCACCCGGGCCGCGGCTGTCGGCGTTGCCCTGGCCACCCTCACCGTCGCGGCCGCCTGCGGTTCGGGCGGCGGTGACGACAACACCGGCGGCAGCGCCAGCGGCGGGAAGTTCGACCCCGCGAAGTGCCAGGGCGGCACGCTGTCGGTGCTGAACCAGAAGGACATCACCCACCTCGACCCGGCCCGCCTCTACACCTCCGGCGGCGGCAACATCCCGTCGCTGCTGTTCCGTACGCTCACCACCCGCAACCGTGCGGGCGGGGCCGAGGGCGCGAAGGTCGTCCCCGACCTGGCCACGAACACCGGTGTGGCCAGCGACGACGCGAAGACCTGGACCTACACGCTGCGGGACAACCTGAAGTTCAGCGACGGGACGCCGATCACCTCCAAGGACGTGAAGTACGGCATCGAGCGGTCGTTCGCGCCCGAGCTGCCCGGCGGCGCGCCGTACCTCAGCGACTGGCTGGAAGGCGCCGCGAAGTACCAGGGCGTCTACAAGGACCCGGCCGGGCTCAAGGCGATCGAGACCCCGGACGACAAGACGATCGTGTTCCACCTGCGCAAGCCGGAGGGCGACTTCCCGTTCCTCGCCACCGCGACGCAGTTCGCCCCGGTGCCGAAGGCCAAGGACACCGGCGTGAAGTACGAGAACAAGCCGGTGTCCAGCGGGCCGTACCAGGTGGAGTCGTACCAGAAGAACAAGAAGCTGGTCCTCACCCGCAACCCGCACTGGTCGCGTTCGGTGGACAAGAACCGGCTCGCCTGCCCGGACCGGGTGGAGGTCACCTCCGGCCTGGACGCCGCGGTGATCAACCAGCGGATCTTCACCGGCGCCGGCAAGGACGCGAACGCCGTCACCACCGACACCGACCTCGGCCCGTCCGAGCTCGCCCGCCTCGGCAACGACCCCGAGCTGGACAAGCGGGTCGCCAAGGGCCACTTTCCGTTCCTGTACTACGTCGCGTTCAACGTCAAGGTGAAGCCGTTCGACGACCCGTTGGTGCGGCAGGCGATCTCCTACGCGGTGAGCCGTACGTCGGTGATCAACGCGGTCGGCGGCACCGCGCTCGCCGACCCGGCGACGACCTTCCTGCCGGCGCAGAAGTCGATGGGCTTCCAGAAGTACGACTACTTCCCGGCGGGCAAGGCCGGCGACCCGGCCAAGGCCAAGCAACTGCTCGCGCAGGCCGGTCACCCGAACGGTCTCACCGTGCCGCTCACCTACGCCTCCGACTCCAAGGACGGCACCGGACCCGGTGCGGCCACCGCGATCCAGGACGCGCTGAAGAAGGCCGGCATCACCGTCAAGCCGCAGGGCCTGGAGTCCGACGCGTTCTACGAGCAGACCGGCGACCCGACCAAGGAGCCCGGGATGATGCTGTTCGGCTGGGGTGCCGACTGGCCGTCCGGGTTCCCGTTCCTGCAGCCGATCTTCGACGGCCGGCAGATCCAGCAGCAGGGCAACTACAACCTCGCGCAGTTCGACGACCCGAAGGTGAACGCGGAGTTCGACGCGATCGCGAAGATCACCGACCCGGCGCAGGCGGCGAAGCGCTACGGCCAGCTCGACGCCCAGCTGGGCAAGCAGGCGCTGACGGTCCCGCTCTACACCACCAAGGACCTGGTGATGTACGGCAAGAACGTCAGGAACGCCTTCGTCAGCGACTGGACCGGCAAGTACGACGTCACGATGCTGTCGGTGAAGTGA
- a CDS encoding ABC transporter permease, which yields MSATVSTPPPASGPEPDAGAAAGAGRGTSRGHGGRVVRRRFTSNRAAVVAAAVVGLLVLVAILAPLLAALEGQDPTTFHDSLIDSGRGGVPLGSFGGISADHWLGVEPTTGRDLFARVVFGARVSLGVAIGATVLQVLIGVTVGLAAGVGGRLLDSLLGRFIDLILAFPGLVFSIALLAIVPSSFPRPVLLVVVLGVLGWAGVARIVRGQTLTLRETDYVAAARLAGVHPVRVARREILPGLAAPVLTYAALLLPGNVVAEAALSFLGIGVRPPTSSWGQMLSTATTWFRGDPTYVLIPAALLFVTVLAFTLAGDGLRTGLDPRATARVQGRRQRRGRERAS from the coding sequence GTGAGCGCCACCGTCTCCACCCCGCCGCCCGCGTCCGGTCCCGAACCGGACGCGGGCGCGGCGGCGGGCGCCGGCCGCGGCACCAGTCGCGGGCACGGCGGCCGGGTGGTCCGGCGACGTTTCACGTCGAACCGGGCCGCGGTCGTCGCGGCGGCCGTGGTCGGGCTGCTCGTCCTGGTCGCGATCCTCGCGCCGCTGCTGGCCGCCCTGGAGGGGCAGGACCCGACGACCTTCCACGACTCGCTGATCGACTCCGGGCGGGGCGGCGTACCGCTCGGCTCGTTCGGCGGGATCAGCGCCGACCACTGGCTCGGCGTGGAACCCACCACCGGTCGCGACCTGTTCGCCCGGGTCGTCTTCGGCGCCCGGGTCTCCCTCGGCGTCGCGATCGGCGCGACCGTGCTGCAGGTGCTGATCGGCGTCACCGTCGGACTGGCCGCGGGTGTCGGCGGACGGCTGCTGGACAGCCTGCTCGGCCGCTTCATCGACCTGATCCTGGCGTTCCCCGGGCTGGTGTTCTCCATCGCGCTGCTGGCGATCGTGCCGTCGTCGTTCCCGCGGCCGGTGCTGCTGGTGGTCGTGCTCGGCGTCCTCGGCTGGGCCGGCGTGGCCCGGATCGTGCGCGGCCAGACGCTGACGTTGCGGGAGACCGACTACGTGGCGGCCGCCCGGTTGGCGGGTGTGCACCCGGTGCGGGTGGCGCGGCGGGAGATCCTGCCCGGCCTGGCCGCACCGGTGCTGACGTACGCCGCGCTGCTGCTGCCCGGCAACGTCGTGGCCGAGGCGGCGCTGTCGTTCCTCGGCATCGGCGTACGCCCGCCGACCTCCTCGTGGGGGCAGATGCTGTCCACCGCGACGACCTGGTTTCGCGGCGACCCGACGTACGTGCTGATCCCGGCCGCACTGCTGTTCGTCACCGTGCTGGCGTTCACCCTCGCCGGCGACGGCCTGCGGACCGGGCTCGACCCGCGGGCGACGGCACGCGTGCAGGGCCGGCGGCAGCGGCGCGGACGGGAGCGGGCCTCGTGA
- a CDS encoding ABC transporter permease, giving the protein MTGYLLRRLVGALVVLLVLSAVVYTIFYLTPGNPALLACGKGCTPEHLKVVEAQMGIDQPVWVQYWHFLQGMLTGRDFSAGPTVDHCPAPCLGYSFQTDEPVLALLLDRLPVTLSLTLGSLVIWLVVGVAAGVVSALRRGRTADRLVTVTTLAGMSAPTFLVGILLLMLLCAYLRWLPFPSYVPLHEDPAAWATNLVLPWVTLAIVQAAVYTRITRTAILETLAEDHIRTGRAYGLTERSIVGRHALRSALTPLVTLVALDLGALLGGAAITESVFGLPGLGQLLVDSVRVVDLPVVVGLTLLSGFFIVLANAVADLLYAVADPRVSLGEDRLGRRGA; this is encoded by the coding sequence GTGACCGGCTACCTGCTGCGCCGGCTGGTGGGCGCCCTGGTGGTGCTGCTCGTGCTGTCGGCCGTCGTCTACACGATCTTCTACCTCACGCCGGGCAACCCGGCGCTGCTGGCCTGCGGCAAGGGATGTACGCCGGAGCACCTGAAGGTCGTCGAGGCCCAGATGGGCATCGACCAGCCGGTCTGGGTGCAGTACTGGCACTTCCTGCAGGGCATGCTGACGGGCCGCGACTTCAGCGCCGGGCCCACCGTCGACCACTGCCCGGCGCCCTGCCTGGGCTACTCGTTCCAGACCGACGAGCCGGTGCTGGCGCTGCTGCTGGACCGGCTGCCGGTGACGCTGTCGCTCACCCTCGGCTCGCTGGTGATCTGGCTGGTCGTCGGCGTCGCCGCCGGGGTGGTGTCCGCGCTGCGCCGGGGCCGCACCGCCGACCGGCTGGTGACGGTGACCACGCTCGCCGGGATGTCCGCGCCGACGTTCCTGGTCGGCATCCTGCTGCTGATGCTGCTGTGCGCCTACCTGCGCTGGCTGCCGTTCCCGTCGTACGTCCCACTGCACGAGGACCCCGCTGCCTGGGCGACCAACCTGGTGCTGCCGTGGGTGACGCTGGCGATCGTGCAGGCCGCGGTCTACACCCGGATCACCCGCACCGCGATCCTGGAGACGCTGGCCGAGGACCACATCCGCACCGGCCGGGCGTACGGCCTGACCGAACGCTCGATCGTCGGCCGGCACGCCCTGCGCAGTGCGCTCACCCCGCTGGTGACGCTGGTCGCGCTCGACCTGGGCGCCCTGCTCGGCGGCGCGGCGATCACCGAGAGCGTGTTCGGGCTGCCCGGGCTCGGCCAGCTGCTGGTCGACTCGGTGCGGGTCGTCGACCTGCCGGTGGTGGTGGGGCTGACGCTGCTGTCCGGCTTCTTCATCGTGCTGGCCAACGCGGTCGCCGACCTGTTGTACGCGGTGGCCGACCCGCGGGTCAGCCTGGGCGAGGACCGGCTGGGCCGGAGGGGCGCATGA
- a CDS encoding dipeptide ABC transporter ATP-binding protein, giving the protein MTDNLVQPVDNRVRPVVSVRDLRIAFPGAAASGAPPAVDGLSFDLPPGGGLGLVGESGSGKTVTALTLLGLHRGTDARVSGEVEVAGVPVLTAPDEQVRRMRGAEVAMIFQDPLSAFDPYYRVGDQIGEVYRLHTGAGRRAARERAVEVLDRVHIPDPHRRVDAYPHELSGGMRQRALIAMALACEPRVLVADEPTTALDVTVQAQILDLLAELRADTGMALILVTHDLGVVAGSVDDVLVMSAGREVERGPTAQVLGAPSAAYTRALLAAVPRVDVAPDRTRSEPTAAEDERDRAEDSDSGSGSGSEDVVMTLRGVRRDFPGRRGRAGRREVVHAVAGVDLDLRRGEVLGVVGESGSGKTTLARMMVGLLRPSAGDVRLGGTDLARLSGRRLRERRREVAMVFQDPASSLNPRRTVGDSIAEPLRVRGVGRAEIGTTVADLLARVGLDPHRADDYPHEFSGGQRQRIGIARALAGRPSVLVCDEPVSALDVTTQAQVLELIDELRAEYGFAVVFVSHDLAVVRQVSDRVAVMRRGEVVELADAEVLYEDPRHEYTRALLAAVPVLDPELARVRRAERRQLAGTTPLPEA; this is encoded by the coding sequence ATGACCGACAACCTCGTTCAGCCGGTGGACAACCGCGTCCGGCCGGTGGTGTCCGTACGCGACCTGCGGATCGCGTTCCCGGGTGCCGCCGCTTCCGGTGCTCCGCCTGCCGTCGACGGGCTGTCGTTCGACCTGCCGCCCGGCGGCGGGCTCGGCCTGGTCGGCGAGTCCGGCTCGGGCAAGACCGTGACCGCGCTGACCCTGCTCGGGCTGCACCGGGGCACCGACGCGCGGGTGTCCGGCGAGGTCGAGGTCGCCGGGGTTCCGGTGCTCACCGCGCCGGACGAGCAGGTACGCCGGATGCGGGGCGCGGAGGTCGCGATGATCTTCCAGGACCCGCTGTCGGCGTTCGACCCGTACTACCGCGTCGGCGACCAGATCGGCGAGGTCTACCGGCTGCACACCGGCGCCGGCCGCCGGGCCGCCCGCGAACGCGCGGTCGAGGTGCTCGACCGGGTGCACATCCCCGACCCGCACCGGCGCGTCGACGCGTACCCCCACGAGCTCTCCGGCGGCATGCGGCAACGCGCGCTGATCGCGATGGCGCTGGCCTGCGAGCCGCGGGTGCTGGTCGCCGACGAACCCACCACCGCGCTAGACGTCACCGTCCAGGCGCAGATCCTCGACCTGCTCGCCGAACTCCGGGCCGACACCGGGATGGCGCTGATTCTGGTGACGCACGACCTCGGCGTGGTGGCCGGCAGCGTCGACGACGTGCTGGTGATGAGCGCTGGTCGGGAGGTCGAACGCGGGCCGACCGCACAGGTGCTGGGCGCGCCCTCCGCGGCGTACACCCGCGCGCTGCTGGCGGCCGTGCCCCGGGTGGACGTGGCGCCCGACCGTACCCGGAGCGAACCCACGGCGGCCGAGGACGAACGCGACCGCGCCGAGGACTCCGACTCCGGCTCCGGCTCTGGCTCCGAGGACGTGGTGATGACGCTGCGCGGCGTACGCCGCGACTTCCCCGGTCGGCGCGGCCGGGCCGGGCGGCGGGAGGTCGTGCACGCCGTCGCCGGCGTCGACCTGGACCTGCGCCGCGGCGAGGTGCTCGGCGTGGTCGGGGAGAGCGGCAGCGGGAAGACGACGCTGGCCCGGATGATGGTCGGCCTGTTGCGGCCCTCCGCCGGTGACGTGCGGCTGGGCGGCACCGACCTGGCGAGGCTGTCCGGCCGGCGGCTGCGGGAGCGGCGCCGCGAGGTGGCGATGGTGTTCCAGGACCCGGCGTCCTCGCTCAACCCCCGGCGTACGGTCGGCGACAGCATCGCCGAGCCGCTGCGGGTCCGGGGCGTCGGGCGGGCGGAGATCGGCACGACGGTCGCGGACCTGCTCGCCCGGGTGGGCCTGGACCCGCACCGCGCCGACGACTACCCGCATGAGTTCTCCGGCGGTCAGCGACAGCGGATCGGGATCGCCCGGGCACTCGCCGGTCGTCCGTCGGTACTGGTCTGCGACGAGCCGGTGTCCGCGCTGGACGTCACGACACAGGCGCAGGTGCTGGAGCTGATCGACGAGCTACGGGCGGAATACGGCTTCGCGGTGGTGTTCGTCAGCCACGACCTCGCCGTCGTCCGCCAGGTCAGCGACCGGGTGGCGGTGATGCGCCGGGGCGAGGTGGTCGAGCTCGCCGACGCCGAGGTGCTGTACGAGGACCCGCGGCACGAGTACACCCGCGCGTTGCTGGCCGCCGTACCCGTCCTGGATCCCGAGCTCGCCCGCGTCCGCCGCGCCGAGCGCCGCCAGCTCGCCGGGACCACTCCGCTGCCCGAGGCGTGA
- a CDS encoding ATP-binding protein yields the protein MNPLYYLLPLLALGVVGLGAVAIFVFNLGGGDEDAARKKPKEPRAERERLPYRYGDDVIFVWGRSVWTGFFVDTTTDEHISSDELVPEALKLPNLMHQLGREFHRPQFQVMLVPRRPDLTGWALDLVERSWRPTDNYRKLIRREAARATSNDRLGSQYDVVFLMRIGQLGDGRGSASAAVTAIADQATGVHDEYFDPNVVAEWHERADEVYAVAVDAGVATQPLMRRDLVRIVRTCLFGHLPIPEDGVIDRRPWGAHEFELAADFRAPNHKSRLEVSVIDDDTGEDRKTYLSTLVATGWPDAIRFAKNRAWGRTLKRLDFPVVVSWRGVLLPPEEFRDRGKKIRDNLEDEARDMDRASARIDSLLVEQVERANHLVDEQDSRPFPGMESQLLLTIAASTPEELENRRKRIERLFAKTLDATVLRPKRLQYRLLYNMLPGDGDRSPVGRIAPFRRLQELDQLGVALLTTATHVGDRAVVGRDGIAKGWEGMLVGRTRDGHNPVHYSAHSAIARENGAGVVLVGASGGGKTTLALKVFHYESEAGVRCVFIDPKIDAARTAYFLAFGSQVLDPEFMRHAGEGCLGTQGCPFQPINEEYWRETEIIDPLRGRAGNLDPLLTASTVTEGRMHAQAMLEIFLGEVAWSRISGYVVEAFSRTVNEFDREVAAYRAAHPGAARSEVERAVPRPTTWNVLQLVVDEFDRVKDAGVADTEVRDLRFAAAVLEDLRKNPYARVAFAREASAVVDDSGKRRTIITLRGLPRAHGNSSSANIARGIIYLVTRLGFQMLEETTERHPVKGWRPQLLFVDEAYSVASTGEGRDLISFVLKQGRAFNIGIVLITQQAGDLARIESEDLDAKAAGTNQIHTVFAFRHHSDADAAQTLPLLNRAPAERSMIETLKSLRDGECVMRDVDAELASVEVDRAFFEFAAAIQSNPHLEARFKAIDPSPDVDEWRWVDEASVLVDEAGFASTRLVVGARDDDATEDEEYLTDLSRADS from the coding sequence ATGAATCCGCTCTACTACCTTCTTCCGCTCCTCGCGCTCGGCGTCGTCGGTCTCGGCGCGGTCGCGATCTTCGTGTTCAACCTCGGCGGCGGTGACGAGGACGCGGCCCGGAAGAAGCCGAAGGAGCCGCGCGCGGAGCGGGAACGCCTTCCGTACCGCTACGGCGACGACGTCATCTTCGTCTGGGGCCGCTCGGTCTGGACGGGGTTCTTCGTCGACACCACCACCGACGAGCACATCTCCAGCGACGAGCTCGTACCCGAGGCGCTGAAGCTGCCCAACCTGATGCACCAGCTCGGCCGTGAGTTCCACCGCCCGCAGTTCCAGGTGATGCTGGTCCCGCGCCGCCCCGACCTCACCGGTTGGGCGCTGGACCTGGTCGAACGCTCCTGGCGGCCCACCGACAACTACCGCAAGCTGATCCGTCGCGAGGCGGCCCGGGCGACGTCGAACGACCGGCTGGGTTCGCAGTACGACGTCGTCTTCTTGATGCGGATCGGCCAGCTCGGCGACGGCCGCGGCTCGGCCTCGGCCGCGGTGACCGCGATCGCCGACCAGGCCACCGGCGTGCACGACGAGTACTTCGACCCGAACGTCGTCGCCGAGTGGCACGAACGCGCCGACGAGGTGTACGCCGTCGCGGTCGACGCCGGGGTGGCCACCCAGCCGCTGATGCGCCGCGACCTGGTGCGCATCGTCCGCACCTGCCTGTTCGGGCACCTGCCGATTCCCGAGGACGGCGTGATCGACCGCCGGCCGTGGGGCGCGCACGAGTTCGAGCTGGCCGCCGACTTCCGGGCACCCAACCACAAGAGCCGGCTCGAGGTGAGCGTCATCGACGACGACACCGGCGAGGACCGCAAGACCTACCTCAGCACCCTGGTCGCCACCGGCTGGCCGGACGCGATCCGGTTCGCGAAGAACCGCGCGTGGGGGCGGACGCTCAAGCGGCTGGACTTCCCGGTGGTGGTGTCCTGGCGCGGCGTGCTGCTGCCGCCGGAGGAGTTCCGCGACCGCGGCAAGAAGATCCGCGACAACCTCGAGGACGAGGCGCGCGACATGGACCGCGCCAGCGCCCGGATCGACTCCCTGCTGGTGGAACAGGTCGAACGCGCCAACCACCTCGTCGACGAGCAGGACAGCCGGCCGTTCCCCGGCATGGAGTCCCAGCTGCTGCTCACCATCGCCGCGTCCACGCCGGAGGAGCTGGAGAACCGCCGCAAGCGGATCGAGCGGCTGTTCGCCAAGACGCTGGACGCGACGGTGCTGCGGCCCAAGCGGCTGCAGTACCGCCTGCTCTACAACATGCTGCCCGGCGACGGCGACCGCTCGCCGGTGGGCCGGATCGCGCCGTTCCGTCGGCTGCAGGAGCTGGACCAGTTGGGCGTCGCGCTGCTCACCACCGCCACCCACGTCGGCGACCGCGCGGTCGTCGGCCGGGACGGGATCGCCAAGGGCTGGGAGGGGATGCTGGTCGGGCGTACCCGCGACGGCCACAACCCCGTGCACTACTCCGCCCACTCCGCGATCGCGCGGGAGAACGGCGCCGGGGTCGTACTGGTCGGCGCGTCCGGCGGCGGCAAGACCACACTGGCGCTGAAGGTCTTCCACTACGAGTCCGAGGCCGGCGTCCGGTGCGTGTTCATCGACCCGAAGATCGACGCGGCCCGGACGGCGTACTTCCTGGCGTTCGGCTCCCAGGTGCTCGACCCGGAGTTCATGCGGCACGCGGGTGAGGGCTGCCTGGGCACGCAGGGGTGCCCGTTCCAGCCGATCAACGAGGAGTACTGGCGGGAGACCGAGATCATCGACCCACTGCGCGGCCGGGCCGGCAACCTCGACCCGCTGCTCACCGCGTCGACGGTCACCGAGGGCCGGATGCACGCCCAGGCGATGCTGGAGATCTTCCTGGGCGAGGTCGCGTGGAGCCGGATCAGCGGGTACGTCGTGGAGGCGTTCTCGCGTACGGTCAACGAGTTCGACCGGGAGGTGGCCGCCTACCGCGCCGCCCACCCGGGCGCCGCCCGGTCCGAGGTCGAGCGCGCGGTTCCCCGCCCGACCACGTGGAACGTCCTGCAGCTGGTCGTCGACGAGTTCGACCGGGTGAAGGACGCGGGCGTCGCCGACACCGAGGTGCGCGACCTGCGGTTCGCGGCGGCGGTGCTGGAGGACCTGCGCAAGAACCCCTACGCCCGGGTCGCGTTCGCCCGCGAGGCCAGCGCCGTGGTCGACGACAGCGGCAAGCGGCGCACGATCATCACCCTGCGCGGACTGCCCCGGGCGCACGGCAACAGCTCCTCGGCCAACATCGCCCGCGGCATCATCTACCTCGTCACCCGGCTCGGCTTCCAGATGCTGGAGGAGACCACCGAACGCCACCCGGTCAAGGGCTGGCGGCCGCAGCTGCTGTTCGTGGACGAGGCGTACAGCGTGGCGAGCACCGGTGAGGGCCGCGACCTGATCAGCTTCGTGCTCAAGCAGGGCCGCGCCTTCAACATCGGGATCGTGCTCATCACCCAGCAGGCGGGCGACCTGGCCCGGATCGAGTCCGAGGACCTGGACGCCAAGGCCGCGGGGACGAACCAGATCCACACCGTGTTCGCGTTCCGGCACCACTCCGACGCCGACGCGGCGCAGACGCTGCCGCTGCTGAACCGAGCGCCGGCGGAGCGGTCGATGATCGAGACGCTGAAGTCGCTGCGGGACGGCGAGTGCGTGATGCGCGACGTGGACGCGGAGCTGGCCAGCGTCGAGGTGGACCGGGCGTTCTTCGAGTTCGCCGCGGCGATCCAGTCCAACCCGCACCTGGAGGCGCGGTTCAAGGCGATCGACCCCTCGCCCGACGTGGACGAGTGGCGCTGGGTGGACGAGGCGTCGGTGCTGGTGGACGAGGCCGGCTTCGCGTCGACCCGGCTCGTGGTCGGCGCGCGCGACGACGACGCTACCGAGGACGAGGAGTACCTCACCGACCTCAGCCGGGCCGACTCCTAG